One window from the genome of Halococcus saccharolyticus DSM 5350 encodes:
- a CDS encoding universal stress protein, with amino-acid sequence MERALVVVEGTEATKELVREAGELAAGVGAELFLVHVTTQSEFSEHASSLADVSDRDATYSLDRAREGARQFAEDIGREAFEGLSVEFEAIGILGDKEEKILETAYEKDCDHLFIQGRKRSPTGKALFGDLAQSVLLKFDGTVTITTV; translated from the coding sequence ATGGAGCGTGCGCTCGTTGTCGTTGAGGGAACCGAAGCGACGAAGGAACTCGTGCGAGAGGCCGGCGAACTCGCCGCCGGCGTCGGAGCCGAACTGTTCTTGGTACACGTCACCACTCAAAGTGAGTTCAGCGAGCACGCGAGTTCGCTGGCGGACGTTTCCGACCGGGACGCAACGTACAGTCTCGATCGGGCGCGTGAGGGGGCCCGTCAGTTCGCGGAGGATATCGGTCGCGAGGCCTTCGAAGGGCTCTCGGTTGAGTTCGAGGCTATCGGCATCCTCGGTGACAAGGAAGAGAAGATCCTGGAGACCGCTTACGAAAAGGACTGTGACCACCTCTTCATCCAGGGCCGGAAACGCTCGCCGACGGGGAAGGCGCTGTTCGGTGACCTCGCTCAGTCGGTCCTGCTCAAGTTCGATGGCACGGTCACGATCACCACCGTTTGA